Genomic DNA from Hemiscyllium ocellatum isolate sHemOce1 unplaced genomic scaffold, sHemOce1.pat.X.cur. scaffold_924_pat_ctg1, whole genome shotgun sequence:
GGCTGAGGAATATTCGAACCAGATTGAAATATTAAGACACAATTGTTCTCGAATTCTTTGGCTTATCATtgatttgtgggcataaagtgtGGCAATGTAGCTCATTGTGACAATTGCTACCCTTCGGATCTTTCCAATGAATCCCAGTTCCCTTATCTTTCTCACATTTCATTAAATGTCTACGATCTAATTCCCTCTGGAGAGTTCTTATTGAATATACTTCCAACATCCTTCCAGGCTCTGCATTTCCGATCATAATGACTCATTGTTTAAGATGAATTCTCTTCATCTCTACCTCTGCTTCCTTTCTTTCACATTACTGTTTCTCTGAGATCACATGTTAATAGCTGATTTTTAAACAGAAGTGTTTCAGTCCATGAGCAGGTGTTCCAAGGGATTAGCTCCAACTTAGATGGGATGCCTGTGATATTTGCATTAGTTTCTGTGTTGACTTTGGTGTTCAGCATGTGTTTGTCAATTTTCTTTGGATATGCAATGTTATAAGCTTCTAGTCCATAAAGTGGAATCTATTGCCCTCCAGAACACATCCCTCTAAGAGTTTTTGATTTCCCACCTGAACTTCCCGTgggaacattgaacattacaacgcagtacagatccttcagccctcgatgttgcgccaacctatggaaccaatttgaagcccatctatcctatcACTCTTCCATTTTCAGCCATATGTTTATtgaatgatcatttaaatgcccttaaagttggcgagtctactactgttacaggcagtgcgttccatgtctcaactactctctgagtaaagaaactacctctgacttcTGTCCCACATCcatcgcccctcaatttaaagctatgtcccctcgtactagtcatcaccatccaagggaaaagactctcactgtccactctatatCTAACTCTCTGGTTattttatatagaacatagaacagtacagcacagaacaggcccttcagcccacgatgttgtgccgaccactgatcctcatgtatgcactgtcaaatttctgtgaccatatgcatgtccagcagtctcttaaacgtccccaatgaccttgcttccacaactgctgctggcaacgcattccatgctctcacaattctctgtgtgaagaacccacctctgacatcccctctatacttctCTCcgaccagcttaaaactatgatccctcaattaagtcaccactcaaccttctctctctaatgaaaacagccagatatccctcagcctttcctcataagaccttccctccatactaggcaacatcctagcaaatctcctctgaaccctttccaaagcttccacatacttcccataatgcagtgaccagaactgtatgcaatactctaaatgtggccacaccagagttttatacagctgcagcatgacctcatggctccaaaatttAATCCttctgccaataaaagctaatacacacaatcctatcaacctggtggcaactttcagggatctatgtacatggataccgagatctctctgctcatctacactacaagaatcttaccattagcccagtactctgcattcctgttactccttccaaagtgaatcacctcacacttttccacattaaactccatttgccacctctcagcccagctctgcagcttatctatgtccctctgtaacctacaacatccttctgcactgtccacaacaccaccaaccttagtgtcatccacaaatgtagTATGTATATCCATTTATCACCAGTACACAGTAAATCTTTTTACAAACATTCATCTCAAGTGCTGAAAGGATCATGTAAAAAACTTAGATAAAAAAAACTATCTTTTTATGATTATATTAATTTTATtcaagtaggactagtttagtttgggaacatggtcagtgtggaatagtaggatcgaagggtctgtttccttgctgtttgactctataagTGTTTGACTTTGTCCACACAGTGAGTCACATTCACAATATGAAAACAAGGCTCTCGCACTCTGAAACATCAACCTGGTCAGTCTGACTGCTAACCTCACATATGAATTTATGCTTATGCAGCTCTCTGACAAACAGCCTCTTGTGTTGCATATTCCTTAGTTCATTTGTGTCTTATTCTAGCCTTTGCTTGCTTCTCTGGAATCAAATTTCTTGCCTGATGTCCATTTATACAATGAGACTTGCAAAGATCATGGATCTCAGGGCAGCTTTGCAATGTTAACAGACAAACCATGGTTACGCACAGCTTGCTTTGTCAGCATCCAGCTTGGAAGTATTGTCAACCACATCTAGTCATTGATCAGCTACAATGGCTTCATACTTCCTGCCGTCTTTAAGCAGAGTATTGATGTCATGACCTTTCTATTTTTCTGAAGTCTTTTTAAGAATGGTTCAAAAGTTACGACTAGCTCcattcttctttcagaaagcctaCCCACCATAAAAACCATCCTTTCCCCTGTCTCAGACAGTCCCACAAACTGGACAATTGATTTTGTGTGACAGTGGCCTGTTAAAATATCCAGATTGTGAATTTTAAAGTTTACTTCtccattgagttttttttctgcatGTCCCACAGTTTAGTAGGATCACATTAATCTTCTAAAGAATATTCAGATGTTGAATCTGTGCAACCCCTTGTCCCCAGTGGTCTTAATTTTCACTGCTTGGTGATCTGGCTGTATGACAGCCAGCTCTAAAAGGTGGAGCTCCATTTTATTTAGAATATGGAAATTCAGAAAGGATGTCTGTGACCTCCAACTCACACTAAGTAGATTAGGATAACGTTTTTGATGCTATCACTTTAAAATGCTACTTATAGCCTGTTAGGCTGTGTTGGGGGAAAAGCAATCCCTACTCAAAAGGTTTTGGTAAAAATCAAGATACTGCTATTAGTGCAGTTTGATGTAAACGTAACATTTGAAATACTTAGTCTTGTGGAAACTTTCTCCCATGATATTCAAGCTGGAATGCTGCTTTTCTTTCTTCCAACAATAAAGCACATGGCTTTTGCTTGATCAGTAAATACCTAATGGTTTACTTTGTTGTTTGTAACTGAAAGTTTCAACTTTTAGAACCTTTGACAGCATGGCCCCTTGGGTGGAGGCACATCACGGTTAATCATGTGTGAATACACCAATAATTCATGTAAACCTGATCAAGTGCTTAAACCAAAAGACTGACAATTTGGGAGCTATCCCGATCACTAATCATTACAACAGCTAATAAGTACATGATCTGGAAACTGTGGCTCTTCACTACTTTCCTCagtttggggggtggggaagaatATAAGAAAAAAGTAAATAATTGAGGAGAATTTATTGGGTCTAGAAGTATCTGTGGGGAAAAAAGTTAGCCTACATTCTGTCCAAGATGCTGCAGCTCTTCAGAGCTGCTCCCCCAAGGTGCTACAAACCTGTTGCATTTCATTTGCATCAAgatcagatttccagtatttcaCTTGCCCAGAGAGCAGTAGGATATTTGGATTAATGACCTGTCTCAAGGCATTCCACTCCTAATTCCATGTTCAATTTTAGATGTCGCACCCAAAAGAGATACAATTATTGTCTCTGTGGGCAGGAGATGCTGAAAGATTCAAGGCACTGTTCCTTCTGCAATTCTTAACCATGAATATCTGGGGAATTGATATTGATGCAAGAAAAATATTCAGGATCAAGGGCAACAGTCCAGGTTTTGATCTCAGATCCAATCCAGTCAGCATTAGCCCAAATGttttttgggattttttttttaaaaaagccaacACTAGTTAACAgctcaacaggttgatttgaaagcactagctttctgagtgctactccatcaggtgattgtggagatttTTGGGGGTTGGGGCAGGGAGTGATCTGGCTGCTCACCATTCAGGTGGAAATTTTAgtccaaagaaaaaaaaatgcactgaACAGTTTACATGGGTGACATAACATTCTATGATTGCAACATAGAAAAATGCCAAAGAGAGAGttgagtatttttaaaatttttgcaGCAAACTCATGATAAAACTGAAGTAGCCCAGTGTACTTACTTGTCTTGTGTTTAAGAACAGGCACCCATTTAACACCATCTTGTCTATTGAGCAGTTTATTTAATGTTGAGCTGTCATTAACATCAAGCCAAATCTGTCATTACAGGACAATTTCAACTACACAAGCTAAGTACTAAACAGTTCAGTCACTCTCCCCCAGGGTgagcctgtcaaacaggtactctcccaggccattctcaggggctcccagtctcttcaggttggtgatgtgatctcccagcttcttgatcatcttcacttgctcatccaagtagtgcctctccaggaagtcacacagctgggggaaaaaaaaagcaaagaagttTCCTTAACAGTAAGAATCCCATTCTTTGGTACATAATCAAGTGATGCCACAGAACTAAGAGGTCAGTGCCCTAACATAACCCTGAAATATCAGTTAGCAGTAGGGTTCAAGAATTACATGACTTATTCACAGTATCCAAAGACAGCATTTATATTCAATGCCActactgggggtgggggtggggtcttGCAATTTGCCCAGTGACACAGCAAGTCACTGCTAAGCAATGGAATAGCACCTGCCCAAAAAGTGTTCAATTGAACAAGGTCAGGAAGTTTAGAATAATTTAAGTGAGTTGAAATTAGAAATCTTGCAATTTGATTGGACTGCACATGCAACTTCCAACTGTTTTTGAAAAGGGGTCTGAAAGACCAATTCTGAAGGTTTTGCTTTAGTTTTGAATGGCTAGTTAACATTAGAAAAGGCACCAGCATGACCTGTAAGGAACAAATGCTCTTTTGTCAATGCTTCAGAGCATGACAAAAAACACCACATTTGTCCACATTGGTCATAGGCCAATGCAACAGATTCTGACAGAGCCAACCATATCAGGAGTTAGGGAGGGGATCTATGCAGACTCTACCAGAGATCTTTTACAACTGCAAAGAAACAAAAAACACAAGTCAACAATCATAGCAGAAGGAACTCACATGAGGGTCCGTGTGATCAGAGGAGAGTTTGTGCAGATCCAGCAGACTCTGGTTCACATCCTTCTCCATCTGCAGAGCTCTCTGCATTGCCTCCAGACCATTGCCCCACTCATCCTGCTCTGGCTTCTGAAGGGGGGGAAAAACAGATGCTTCAATGAATTAGCATGTCATAATAGTTACAACATAGTTACAATCATTTGTTTCAAACATTTAGTGCCACAAGTCTAATTGATGCTAGTTAGAAGTAAAATTAAATCCAACCttgacatcctgcaggaggactcTACCTCCACGTTTATTCTGGAATTCCATCAGTTTCTCAGCATGTTCCCGTTCCTCATGGGACTGCTCCTTGAAGAACTCAGCAAAGTGACGCAGGGCAACATCATCCCGGTCAAAGTAAGAGGACTGCAAGTCAGAGAATAGACAAGGAGAGAGTCAGAATAGACAAATTTCCATGATCCATTCTTTTCCCAAGCCTGCGCAAAATGCTGATCCATTGAAAGCACAAGGAGAAAAAAAGCCAcaacatttgaaaacaaaaatcaggaTTATTGGTAGAACTTCAGGGTAACAATTATGTTTAAAGATTAAGACAGTGAAAGGTTTTCCACTAGCTGCTAGAGTTTAACAAGTCACCCAGTTAAATTAAGAACTAGGGATACTAGAAACCAATATTAAAAATTAGTATGTCTAGCAGCATGTCATATAAGTTATATTCAATTGAAAGATATTTGATTTTCCAATCCAAAGGATTTGATTGGATAGAGCTAAGTATTAACAATACTCATGACTATTTACAACATCACATTTGCCTTAATTAGAAAGCTCCATAAGAGGAGTATTATTTTTAGATTTGAACTGGTCAGGAAAGGGGGCAGCTATTTTCAAGTAACaataaacttatttttaaaatattcaccaTACCACATTTAGGGAAAGCTATTGAAATGCATTTAATGAGCCGACTCATATTGAGAGGTGTTCTAACTACTCAATTGAATTTAAGGCTGACTTTATTCTATCAGTAGCCAAGCCTCACCATGGAGAGGTAAACATAGGAGGAATAGAGCTCCAGGTTGATCTGCTTGTTAACAGCAGCCTCACAGTCCTTGTGGTAGTTCTGACACACTTGGGAGGCCATCTTCACTACTTCTGCACACTATCACCTAAACAACTCTAGAACTGAGCCTCTCTCCCACAAAATCTTGTATTTATCCTCCTGGGACATCTTGCACTCTACCAGAGAGATGTATCATCAACATTGATTGGCTATCAGGGATCATCACTAGGAATTGCTTATCAATCCATGCACCAATGAACAAAGGAGAGGGGATTGTGTGGTTGGGGCTGAAACCCAGATCCAATCACAGATTTGGACTGCAGAGAAATTTGGGAAATTAGATCTGATGATATCATTGAAGTTTTCATAATCTGCAAAGATCTCAATGTTTAATACCCTGGAACTACAACTTTCAATTTAATGAAAACATATTACTTTTGCTGGGGCAGCTTTTCATAACCTGGTCATGTTTGTTACTT
This window encodes:
- the LOC132814796 gene encoding ferritin heavy chain A-like, which codes for MASQVCQNYHKDCEAAVNKQINLELYSSYVYLSMSSYFDRDDVALRHFAEFFKEQSHEEREHAEKLMEFQNKRGGRVLLQDVKKPEQDEWGNGLEAMQRALQMEKDVNQSLLDLHKLSSDHTDPHLCDFLERHYLDEQVKMIKKLGDHITNLKRLGAPENGLGEYLFDRLTLGESD